TGGAAGGCGCCCGACGCGATGAACAGGATATGGTCGGTCTTCATCGGCCCGTATTTGGTCGCGACCGTGGTCCCTTCGATCAGCGGCAGCAGGTCGCGCTGCACGCCCTCGCGGCTCACCGAGCCGCCGCTGCGGCCCTCGCTCAGCGCGATCTTGTCGATTTCGTCGAGGAAGACGATGCCGTTGGCTTCGGCGTCGGCAATCGCGACGCGGCTGACTTCGTCCTGGTCGAGCCGCTTTTCGGCTTCCTCGTCGACCAGCTTGTCCCAGGCCGAACGGACGGTGAGCTTGCGGCGCTTCATCGGCGGGCCGCCGAACGCCTTGCCCATCATCTCGCCCAGATTGATCATCTGCGCGCCGCCGCCGGGGATTTCGAACGGCATTTGCTGGGCCTGTTCGAGCTCGATCTCGATTTCCTTGTCGTCGAGAATGCCCTCGTCGAAGCGCTGCTTGAACGCTTCCCGGGTCGCCGTCGAGCTGTCCTTGCCGGTCAGCGCGTCGAGCAGCCGGTCCATAGCCGCGCCCTCGGCGGCTTCGCGCACGGCGGAACGGCGGCGGTCCTTTTCGAGGCGGATCGCCTCTTCGACCAGATCGCGGGCGATCTGTTCGACGTCGCGCCCGACATAGCCGACTTCGGTGAACTTGGTCGCCTCGACCTTCACGAACGGCGCATCGGCCAGCTTGGCGAGGCGGCGGCTGATCTCGGTCTTGCCGCAGCCGGTGGGGCCGATCATCAGGATGTTCTTGGGCGTCACCTCGTCGCGCAGGTCGGGCGCCAGCTTCTGGCGGCGCCAGCGATTGCGCAGCGCGACGGCGACGGCGCGCTTGGCGTCCTTTTGCCCGATGATGTGCGCGTCGAGCGCGGAAACAATGGCTTTGGGAGTGAGGGTGTCGTTCATTCGCTCTGCTGGGAAAGGGGCGGGAAACCGCCGCCCGGGTGAATCATGCACGCCGATATTGGGATGCGCGCGCGCCGATCAAGCCGGGCAGCGCAGATCGGCGTGGAGGCGGCGGTGCCCGTCGATGATGCGGGCGATGTCCGCGTCCTGCGGCGTCGCGTCCCATTGGCCTGTCTCGAAGGTGCCGCCGAGCAGGATGCCGTCGGGGCGCGGGAACATGTATCCGAACCGGCCGGTATAGGCGTATTCGATCTCGGGCTGGGGCAGCAGGATGGCGAGCTGGCCGCGCGCAGGTGTCATGCCGGTATCGCCGAACAGGTTGTGCGAGCCGAGGCCGGTGCAATTGAACACCAGGCTTTCCGGCAGTTCTGCGAGTTGCCCGGGCGCGGTGAATTTGCGGCGCGCGATGGCGCCGCCGGCGATGCGGAAATCGCGGATCAACTGGCGCAGATAGCGGCCGGTTTCGACGTACATCGTCGTGAAACGCGCGGCGCGATCGATCGGAAAGGGATGCTGCGCGCGCGTCAGCTCGTGATTTTCGGGCGGGAAGGTGGGCAGCAGCTGCCGCTCGGTGCCGCCGAGATTATAAGTGGGAAGCCAGCGTATTCCGTACGCGTCGCCGATCATCAGCTGAAAGCGGCGCCAGCTGTAATCGGCGGCGGCGAGGAATTGCGCGCGCCATTGCGGCGTCACCGAATCGCGGTCGAAATGGCCATAGGGATGCCATTGCCCGCCGGCGATGTTCGACGTCGTGGCGGGCGGCAAGTCGTCGGTGTAGATGGTGACGGCAAAGCCCGCATCCTGCACCAGCCGCGCGGTCGAGAGCCCCATCACGCCGCAACCGATCACCGCGACCGGCCCGGTGTGGCCGGGCAGGCCGAGATCGACCGCCAGCCGCGACGTGCCCCAGCTCAGTGTGATCCCCGCGCCGCCATGCCCGTAATTATGGACGAGCGCGGTGTCGCCGAGCGTGTCGCGGCGGACGACGAAGCCCGATTTGCGATAGGGGCGCAGGCCCGCGACAGCGCGAATCATCCGATCCGGCGAGGCCTTTACCGGGGGCAGGCACAGCCCGCGCGCCGCCGTCGAAGCCGCGCTTTCGGGCCGTGTAGTGGCGCAGCCCGGCAGCGCGAGCGCGGCCAGACCGGCGGCGACGGCTCTGCGATCGAGTTGCGGGAAGGGGGCAGGGCGCATCGTGCGATCCTATGCGAAGCTGGCGGGAAGGGAAGTACCGCGCCTCCGCAGCGCGAAGGAGGGAGGCGTCATGCCCATCCGCCATAGGGGCGGGTGATGACTTCCAGCAGGTGATTGTCGGGGTCGGGAAAATAGACGCCGCGACCCCCGTCATTATGATTGATCTCGCCCCGGCGCTGTTGGCCTGGATCCGCCCAATAGGGGAGCTGCCTTTCCCGGATGCGCGCGAACACGGCATCGAAATCGGCCTCTTCAATCAGAAAGGCGTAATGCTGTTGCTGGATCGTTTCCTGCGTCCGGGCGAAATCGAGCTGGACGGCGTTGTCGAGCGCCACGACATGGAAATGGCCGAATCGGACCGGCTCGGGCCGGCCCAGGATTTCGGCCAGGAATCGGGCGGATGCCGCCGGGTCCGATGCCCAGACGATGCTGTGGTTCAGTTCGATCGCCATGCAGCCTCCCGCGTCGCGCTTCAGCTATCGCTGTCGAGGATTTCCACAGTCAGATTCTCGTTCGTATAGACACAGATGTCGGCGGCGATCTGCATCGCCTTGCGCGCCAGCTTCTCCGCATCGGGTTCATACTCGACCAGTGCACGGGCCGCCGACAGCGCGTAATTTCCGCCCGATCCGATCGCGGCGATGCCCGCTTCGGGTTCGAGCACGTCGCCATTGCCGGTGATGATCAGCGTGATGTCCTTGTCGGCGACGATCAGCATCGCTTCCAGATTGCGCAGATATTTGTCGGTCCGCCACTCCTTGGCGAGCTCGACCGCGGCGCGCAGCAATTGGTGATGGTGCCGCTCCAGCTTGGCCTCGAGACGCTCGAACAGCGTGAAGGCATCGGCGGTGGCGCCGGCGAAGCCCGCAATCACCTTGCCGTCGCCCAGCGGGCGTACCTTGCGGGCATTGGGTTTCATCACCGTCTGGCCCTGCGTCACCTGGCCATCGCCGGCGATCACGACCTTGCCCGATTTGCGCACGGATAAAATGGTGGTGCCGTGCCACACCGCTGACTTGTCACTCATGCCCGCGCATATGGGATGGCAATGCGCCGCGCGCAAACCCGGCCGGCGAGCCGGGGAAATGATGCGTCAGCGAAACAAAGTTACGGGAATTTTAAGTCGGACCCCGTAATGATCCCAAGTGGCGGGGCCTTCAGGAGGTGGTATTTCAAAGATGCTTCGCGGTTCCCGGGACGCTTTTGTCCTATAAAAATGGAAGGGATCGAGCGAAGCGCGTGGAGAGAAGCGATGTCCTACGAATGGCTTGCGATCAAGGATCAGGGCGCGATGGCGATGGATTGCGATATGGCGCAGCTCGCCGATTTCGGTGGTGAGACGGAAAAGCGCGAAGGAACCGCATTGCGCGGCATCCTCTTCGCGCTTCCCATCGGTATCGCCGCCTGGGCGCTGTTGCTGCTGCCTTTTCTGTGATCGCTACTTTTCGACGCCCTTGATCTTCCCCCACTGGCGCGCGGCGGTATAGCCGAGATAGCCGGTGCCGAAGAGGGCGTAGAGCGGCTCGGGAATGCCCGACAGATAGGCGTTCATGCCCTGGGCGATGCTTTGCGCCGTTTCGGGCCTGACGGCAGCGATCAGCCCCATCGGAATCGCCCAGAGCAGCAGCACGTACATCACATAGAGGAAGCTGGGCCGCGCCCGGCTGGTCCAGGGGTCGGCCGACTGGGCCTCGGCGACGATCGCCGACAGGCGCGTGCGCACGGTTTCGAGTTCCTGGCTTCCTTCGAGCCGGAGTAGTTCAAGCTTCGCGCGGTCGCGCGCCTCGGGATCGGGAATGATCTTGTCGATCAGGCCGGTGATCGGGCCGAGCAGGCCATCGAGTAAACCCATCTGGTGTCTCCTCTATTGCGGCGGAT
This genomic interval from Sphingosinithalassobacter tenebrarum contains the following:
- the hslU gene encoding ATP-dependent protease ATPase subunit HslU, which encodes MNDTLTPKAIVSALDAHIIGQKDAKRAVAVALRNRWRRQKLAPDLRDEVTPKNILMIGPTGCGKTEISRRLAKLADAPFVKVEATKFTEVGYVGRDVEQIARDLVEEAIRLEKDRRRSAVREAAEGAAMDRLLDALTGKDSSTATREAFKQRFDEGILDDKEIEIELEQAQQMPFEIPGGGAQMINLGEMMGKAFGGPPMKRRKLTVRSAWDKLVDEEAEKRLDQDEVSRVAIADAEANGIVFLDEIDKIALSEGRSGGSVSREGVQRDLLPLIEGTTVATKYGPMKTDHILFIASGAFHVAKPSDLLPELQGRLPIRVELSALTEADFVSILTDTKAALPQQYKALIGTEGVTVDFTEDGIRAVAKIAAEVNAEVENIGARRLQTVMEKLLEEISFEAENRTGETLTVDAAYVEDQLSSIARNTDLSRYVL
- a CDS encoding FAD-dependent oxidoreductase — encoded protein: MRPAPFPQLDRRAVAAGLAALALPGCATTRPESAASTAARGLCLPPVKASPDRMIRAVAGLRPYRKSGFVVRRDTLGDTALVHNYGHGGAGITLSWGTSRLAVDLGLPGHTGPVAVIGCGVMGLSTARLVQDAGFAVTIYTDDLPPATTSNIAGGQWHPYGHFDRDSVTPQWRAQFLAAADYSWRRFQLMIGDAYGIRWLPTYNLGGTERQLLPTFPPENHELTRAQHPFPIDRAARFTTMYVETGRYLRQLIRDFRIAGGAIARRKFTAPGQLAELPESLVFNCTGLGSHNLFGDTGMTPARGQLAILLPQPEIEYAYTGRFGYMFPRPDGILLGGTFETGQWDATPQDADIARIIDGHRRLHADLRCPA
- a CDS encoding VOC family protein, encoding MAIELNHSIVWASDPAASARFLAEILGRPEPVRFGHFHVVALDNAVQLDFARTQETIQQQHYAFLIEEADFDAVFARIRERQLPYWADPGQQRRGEINHNDGGRGVYFPDPDNHLLEVITRPYGGWA
- the hslV gene encoding ATP-dependent protease subunit HslV, whose translation is MSDKSAVWHGTTILSVRKSGKVVIAGDGQVTQGQTVMKPNARKVRPLGDGKVIAGFAGATADAFTLFERLEAKLERHHHQLLRAAVELAKEWRTDKYLRNLEAMLIVADKDITLIITGNGDVLEPEAGIAAIGSGGNYALSAARALVEYEPDAEKLARKAMQIAADICVYTNENLTVEILDSDS
- a CDS encoding holin family protein, producing MGLLDGLLGPITGLIDKIIPDPEARDRAKLELLRLEGSQELETVRTRLSAIVAEAQSADPWTSRARPSFLYVMYVLLLWAIPMGLIAAVRPETAQSIAQGMNAYLSGIPEPLYALFGTGYLGYTAARQWGKIKGVEK